Proteins from a genomic interval of Pseudomonas asplenii:
- a CDS encoding cryptochrome/photolyase family protein codes for MRLGLVLGDQLSFDLAVLRALDPARDALLMAEVDGEARYVPHHPQKIVLIFSAMRHFAQALREQGWRVHYVQLDEPDNSGSIAGELERWQARLGVDELHVTECGEWRLEQALREAGLALTWHRDTRFLCSREAFARWAAGRKQLRMEHFYRGMRKRCNLLMEPDGRPVGGAWNFDGDNRKSLPRGLRGPFPAHFTQDAITAAVVDLVRERFATHYGTVDAFDYPVTHDQARELWTHFLEFGLTAFGDYQDAMAEGEPYLFHARISAALNIGLLDVRQLCDDVDTAWREGRVPLNAAEGFIRQLIGWREYVRGIYWLRMPEYAGLNYLGNERTLPEFYWTGQTRMRCMAQVIGQTLELGYAHHIQRLMVTGNFALLAGIAPAAICEWYLAVYLDAFDWVELPNTLGMVMHADGGYLGSKPYCASGRYIQRMSDHCQACSYKVELAVEEDACPFNALYWHFLIRHRQPLSANPRLALIYHSLDGMPQARQEALWQRGESLLARLDSAEAL; via the coding sequence ATGCGCCTGGGCCTGGTGTTGGGCGACCAGCTTTCTTTCGACCTGGCGGTGTTGCGCGCACTGGACCCGGCACGCGACGCCTTGCTGATGGCCGAGGTCGACGGTGAGGCGCGTTATGTGCCGCATCACCCGCAAAAGATCGTGCTCATCTTCAGCGCCATGCGCCACTTCGCCCAAGCCCTGCGCGAGCAGGGCTGGCGGGTGCACTACGTGCAACTGGACGAGCCGGACAACAGTGGCAGCATCGCCGGCGAACTTGAGCGTTGGCAGGCCAGGCTGGGTGTCGACGAACTGCATGTGACCGAATGCGGCGAGTGGCGCCTGGAACAGGCCTTGCGCGAGGCCGGGCTGGCGCTCACCTGGCACCGCGATACACGTTTCCTGTGTTCCCGGGAAGCCTTTGCGCGCTGGGCAGCCGGTCGCAAGCAATTGCGCATGGAGCACTTCTATCGGGGCATGCGCAAGCGCTGCAACCTGTTGATGGAGCCCGATGGCCGGCCGGTGGGCGGCGCCTGGAACTTCGACGGGGATAATCGCAAGTCACTGCCGCGGGGATTGCGTGGGCCTTTCCCGGCGCATTTCACCCAGGATGCGATCACGGCCGCGGTCGTGGATTTGGTGCGCGAGCGTTTCGCAACGCATTACGGCACGGTCGACGCCTTCGACTACCCGGTGACCCACGACCAGGCCAGGGAACTGTGGACACACTTTCTTGAATTCGGCCTGACAGCCTTTGGTGATTATCAGGATGCGATGGCCGAGGGCGAACCGTATCTGTTCCATGCGCGCATCAGTGCCGCGCTGAACATCGGCCTGCTGGATGTTCGCCAACTGTGCGACGACGTCGACACGGCCTGGCGCGAGGGAAGGGTGCCGCTCAATGCCGCCGAGGGTTTCATCCGCCAGTTGATCGGCTGGCGCGAGTACGTGCGGGGTATCTACTGGCTGCGGATGCCCGAATACGCCGGGCTCAACTACCTGGGCAACGAACGGACGCTGCCCGAGTTCTACTGGACCGGGCAGACCCGCATGCGCTGCATGGCCCAGGTCATCGGCCAGACCCTGGAACTGGGCTACGCCCATCATATCCAGCGACTGATGGTCACCGGCAATTTCGCGCTGCTGGCCGGCATCGCGCCTGCCGCAATCTGCGAGTGGTACCTGGCGGTCTACCTGGATGCCTTCGACTGGGTCGAACTGCCCAACACCCTGGGCATGGTGATGCATGCCGATGGCGGCTACCTGGGGTCCAAACCCTACTGCGCCAGTGGCCGTTATATCCAGCGCATGTCCGATCATTGTCAGGCGTGCAGCTACAAGGTCGAGCTGGCCGTGGAGGAGGATGCCTGTCCGTTCAATGCGCTGTATTGGCATTTCCTCATTCGCCATCGCCAACCGCTTTCAGCCAACCCGCGGCTGGCGTTGATCTATCACAGCCTCGATGGCATGCCGCAGGCGCGGCAAGAGGCGTTGTGGCAACGTGGCGAAAGCCTGTTGGCACGGCTCGATAGCGCAGAGGCGTTATAA
- a CDS encoding IS3 family transposase (programmed frameshift): MSRQRRTFTPTFKREAASLVLDQSYSCPEAARSLDVGESLLRRWVAQLQLERGGVTPTAKALTPEQQTIQELQARINRLELEKKILKGGHCALDGRGTRAQTLRSIRQLAKHYPVQLLCSVFELPRSCYYAHLARRRRIDVRRVSLRSRVNELFSQSRSSAGSRSLVAMLRDKGVEIGRFKVRRLMKEQGLISKQPGSHAYKKATVERPDIPNVLDRQFTVAAPNVVWCGDITYIWAQGRWSYLAVVLDLYSRRVVGWAMSAKPDAELVIKALDKAYEMRGRPRGVLFHSDQGSQYGSRSFRQRLWRYRMTQSMSRRGNCYDNAPMERLFRSLKTEWVPTVGYMTTALAEQDIGRYLMQRYNWTRPHQHNGFVPPAVAEEKLNSVSGNC; this comes from the exons ATGAGCAGACAACGACGTACTTTCACCCCGACCTTCAAGCGCGAGGCTGCCAGCCTCGTGCTTGACCAAAGCTACAGCTGCCCCGAGGCCGCCAGATCCCTCGACGTGGGTGAGAGCTTATTGCGCCGCTGGGTTGCCCAGTTGCAACTGGAGCGCGGAGGCGTTACGCCCACTGCCAAGGCGCTCACGCCGGAGCAGCAGACCATCCAGGAGCTTCAGGCCCGCATCAACCGGCTGGAGCTTGAGAAGAAAATCCTAAAGG GAGGCCACTGCGCTCTTGATGGCCGAGGAACACGGGCGCAGACGTTGAGATCGATTCGGCAGTTGGCCAAGCATTACCCCGTTCAATTGTTGTGTTCGGTCTTCGAGCTGCCCCGATCTTGTTACTACGCCCATCTGGCCCGGCGGCGTCGTATCGATGTGCGCCGAGTGAGTCTGCGCAGCCGTGTCAACGAGCTGTTCAGCCAAAGTCGTAGCTCAGCCGGTAGCCGCAGTCTCGTGGCTATGCTCCGGGATAAAGGCGTCGAGATCGGGCGCTTCAAAGTCAGAAGATTGATGAAGGAGCAGGGTTTGATCAGCAAACAGCCTGGTTCTCATGCGTACAAGAAGGCCACGGTTGAGCGCCCCGACATTCCCAATGTCCTTGATCGGCAGTTCACCGTGGCCGCGCCGAATGTGGTCTGGTGCGGTGATATCACCTATATCTGGGCACAGGGGCGATGGAGTTACCTGGCCGTTGTGCTGGACTTGTACAGCCGCAGAGTAGTGGGCTGGGCGATGTCCGCCAAGCCTGATGCCGAGCTGGTCATCAAGGCACTCGACAAGGCCTACGAGATGCGCGGTAGACCACGGGGCGTCCTGTTTCACAGCGACCAAGGCAGCCAATATGGAAGCCGTAGTTTCCGCCAGCGGCTCTGGCGCTATCGGATGACCCAAAGCATGAGCCGACGGGGAAATTGCTACGACAACGCACCCATGGAGCGGCTGTTTCGTAGCCTGAAAACGGAGTGGGTGCCGACGGTGGGTTACATGACGACAGCGTTGGCTGAGCAGGACATCGGCCGCTACCTCATGCAGCGGTACAACTGGACAAGGCCGCATCAGCACAACGGTTTCGTACCGCCGGCGGTTGCGGAAGAAAAACTCAATTCTGTGTCCGGGAATTGTTGA
- a CDS encoding DUF6482 family protein: MNLQDLTELAHAGTIDELELLSLEGGFYVLRALSGAGPQTLCDARGQALHLRSITELRQLLADVPPLRCMLVQQVVHDEMCGQRDGPIEPLRVPVSLAIQW, translated from the coding sequence ATGAACCTGCAGGACCTGACCGAGCTGGCTCACGCCGGTACCATCGATGAGCTTGAACTGCTGTCACTGGAAGGCGGTTTTTACGTCCTTCGCGCGCTGAGTGGCGCAGGGCCGCAGACCCTGTGTGATGCGCGAGGCCAAGCGCTGCACCTGCGCTCGATCACCGAGTTGCGACAACTGCTCGCCGATGTGCCGCCCTTGCGCTGCATGCTGGTGCAGCAGGTGGTACACGACGAGATGTGTGGCCAGCGCGACGGCCCGATCGAACCCTTGCGAGTGCCGGTCAGTCTGGCCATCCAGTGGTAG
- a CDS encoding proteasome-type protease, with product MTYCVAMHLADGLVFVSDSRTNAGIDQISTFRKLFIFSTTGERLIVLQSAGNLATSQSVVNLLRQRCNGTGNHLLNVRTLYDATVLVAETIREVTLRDCSKLTSKVDLSCSFLVGGQIAGGPMGLYSIYPQGNFIQATEDTPFLQLGESKYGKPILDRNLTYQMSLDEALRCSLISFDSTIRSNLSVGMPLDLLVYRKDAFGPTQSHRINQDDPYYAQIRNQWCKGLRDLLADLPAPPQSYMT from the coding sequence ATGACGTACTGCGTGGCGATGCACCTTGCCGACGGGCTGGTGTTTGTCTCCGATTCACGCACCAATGCCGGGATCGACCAGATCTCGACTTTTCGCAAACTGTTCATTTTCAGTACGACGGGTGAACGACTGATCGTTTTGCAGAGCGCAGGCAACCTGGCCACTTCGCAATCGGTGGTCAACCTGCTCAGGCAGCGTTGCAACGGTACGGGCAACCACCTGTTGAACGTGCGCACGCTCTATGACGCGACAGTACTGGTGGCCGAAACCATCCGTGAGGTTACCCTCCGTGATTGCAGCAAGCTGACGAGCAAGGTCGACCTCAGTTGCTCGTTTCTGGTGGGCGGACAAATCGCCGGTGGACCGATGGGGCTCTACAGCATCTATCCGCAAGGCAATTTCATCCAGGCAACCGAAGACACCCCCTTCTTGCAACTGGGTGAAAGCAAGTACGGAAAACCGATCCTCGATCGCAACCTGACGTATCAGATGTCACTGGACGAAGCATTGCGCTGCAGCCTGATCTCGTTCGATTCGACCATCCGCAGCAACCTCTCGGTGGGCATGCCCCTGGATCTGCTGGTGTATCGCAAGGACGCTTTCGGGCCGACGCAAAGCCATCGTATCAACCAGGACGATCCCTACTACGCCCAGATCCGCAACCAGTGGTGCAAGGGGCTAAGGGACCTGCTGGCCGATCTGCCTGCACCGCCCCAAAGTTACATGACGTAA
- a CDS encoding circularly permuted type 2 ATP-grasp protein gives MSRSFFNEMYDADGACRPHYQPFAHWLADTPPELLEQRRREADLLFHRAGITFTLYGDEQGTERLIPFDIIPRSIKASEWQMVERGCIQRVQALNMFLADVYHDQRILKQGIIPAEQVLANEGYQIAMQGLDLHRDIYAHIAGVDLVRDGDGSYYVLEDNLRTPSGVSYMLEDRKMMMRLFPELFASQRVAPIDHYPNLLLDTLKSASPLDNPTAVVLTPGRFNSAYFEHAFLAREMGVELVEGADLFIRDDHVFMRTTAGPKQVDVIYRRLDDAYLDPLSFTPDTLLGVPGLIAAYRSGNVVLANAVGTGLADDKSIYPYVGEMIRFYLDEEPILKNVPTWQCRNPKELSHVLAHLPELVVKETQGSGGYGMLVGPAATAAEIEDFRARLKARPEAYIAQPTLSLSTCPTFVENGIAPRHIDLRPFVLSGSETRLVPGGLTRVALREGSLVVNSSQGGGTKDTWVVED, from the coding sequence ATGTCCCGATCTTTTTTCAACGAAATGTATGACGCGGACGGTGCCTGCCGTCCCCATTACCAGCCGTTTGCACACTGGCTGGCGGATACACCGCCCGAACTGTTGGAGCAACGCCGCCGCGAAGCCGACCTGCTGTTCCATCGAGCCGGTATCACCTTCACCCTCTACGGGGACGAACAGGGTACCGAGCGTCTGATCCCCTTCGATATCATCCCCCGCAGCATCAAGGCCAGCGAATGGCAAATGGTCGAACGCGGCTGCATTCAAAGGGTGCAGGCGTTGAACATGTTCCTGGCAGACGTCTATCACGACCAGCGCATTCTCAAGCAAGGCATCATCCCGGCTGAGCAGGTGCTGGCGAACGAGGGTTACCAGATTGCAATGCAGGGCCTGGACCTGCACCGCGACATCTATGCCCACATCGCCGGGGTCGACCTGGTGCGTGACGGTGATGGCAGCTACTACGTGCTTGAAGACAACCTGCGCACCCCCAGTGGCGTGAGCTATATGCTCGAAGACCGCAAGATGATGATGCGGCTGTTCCCCGAGCTGTTCGCCAGCCAGCGCGTGGCGCCCATCGACCACTACCCCAACCTGCTGCTCGACACCCTCAAGAGCGCCAGCCCGCTGGATAACCCCACTGCGGTGGTGTTGACCCCAGGCCGTTTCAACAGTGCCTATTTCGAACACGCGTTCCTGGCCCGGGAAATGGGCGTGGAGCTGGTCGAAGGTGCCGATCTGTTCATACGCGACGATCATGTCTTCATGCGCACCACCGCCGGCCCGAAACAGGTGGACGTGATCTACCGGCGCCTCGACGATGCCTACCTCGACCCGCTGTCCTTCACGCCCGACACCTTGCTCGGGGTCCCCGGCCTGATTGCCGCCTACCGCTCGGGCAACGTGGTGCTGGCCAATGCCGTCGGTACCGGACTTGCCGACGACAAGTCGATCTACCCCTATGTCGGCGAAATGATCCGCTTCTACCTCGACGAGGAACCGATCCTCAAGAACGTCCCGACCTGGCAATGCCGCAACCCGAAGGAGCTGTCCCACGTGCTGGCCCATCTGCCGGAACTGGTGGTCAAGGAAACCCAGGGCTCCGGCGGCTACGGCATGCTGGTCGGGCCAGCCGCCACGGCGGCCGAAATCGAGGACTTCCGTGCTCGACTCAAGGCCCGTCCCGAGGCCTACATCGCCCAACCCACACTGAGCCTGTCGACCTGTCCGACCTTCGTCGAGAACGGCATTGCACCGCGTCATATCGACCTGCGGCCGTTTGTCCTGTCGGGTAGCGAAACCCGCCTGGTACCCGGTGGATTGACGCGTGTGGCCTTGCGCGAAGGCTCGCTGGTGGTGAACTCGTCCCAGGGCGGCGGCACCAAGGACACCTGGGTAGTGGAGGACTGA
- a CDS encoding alpha-E domain-containing protein, producing the protein MLSRTAADLYWMSRYLERAENLARMLEVSYSLSLMPQAGRTDGRAELAMSLLAAGTLDDYNQRHDTLDTARMLHFFAFDETNPGSIYCCLQAARTNAHAVRGRITADMWENINATWLEMRKIASNGLARYGMSQFCDWVKERSHLFRGATSGTIMRNDAYCFIRLGTFLERADNTLRLLDVRYEMFGEASDEVSDHSARGYYQWSALLRALSSFEAFNEIYRNAPSARQVSELLLLRADVPRSLHACIEELDTILAGLPSHTGRASQRMAAELNARLRYTDIDEILEAGLHPWLTDFIECIRQLGQTVHNSYLEVV; encoded by the coding sequence ATGCTTTCAAGAACCGCTGCGGACCTCTACTGGATGTCCCGTTATCTGGAGCGCGCCGAGAACCTGGCACGCATGCTCGAAGTCAGTTACTCACTGTCGCTGATGCCCCAGGCCGGCCGCACTGACGGCCGGGCCGAGTTGGCCATGTCGTTGCTGGCGGCCGGTACCCTGGATGACTACAACCAGCGCCACGACACGCTCGACACCGCGCGCATGCTGCATTTTTTCGCCTTCGACGAAACCAACCCCGGCAGCATCTACTGCTGCCTGCAGGCAGCGCGCACCAATGCGCATGCCGTGCGCGGGCGAATCACCGCCGACATGTGGGAGAACATCAACGCCACCTGGCTGGAAATGCGCAAGATCGCCAGCAACGGTCTGGCACGCTATGGCATGAGCCAATTCTGTGACTGGGTCAAGGAGCGCTCGCACCTGTTCCGCGGGGCCACCTCAGGCACCATCATGCGCAACGATGCCTATTGCTTCATTCGCCTGGGAACCTTCCTCGAACGGGCGGACAACACACTGCGCCTGCTCGATGTACGCTACGAAATGTTCGGCGAGGCGTCCGATGAAGTCAGCGACCATTCGGCCCGCGGCTACTATCAGTGGAGCGCCCTGCTGCGCGCCTTGTCATCGTTCGAGGCCTTCAACGAGATCTACCGCAATGCCCCCAGCGCCAGGCAAGTCTCGGAACTGCTGCTGTTGCGCGCCGATGTACCGCGCTCGCTGCATGCGTGCATCGAGGAACTGGACACTATCCTCGCCGGCTTGCCCAGCCACACTGGCCGCGCCTCACAGCGCATGGCGGCGGAACTCAATGCGCGCCTGCGCTACACCGACATCGACGAGATCCTCGAAGCCGGCCTGCATCCCTGGCTGACCGATTTCATCGAGTGCATCCGCCAACTCGGCCAGACTGTTCACAACTCCTACCTGGAGGTCGTATGA
- a CDS encoding sensor domain-containing diguanylate cyclase — MKRDIHLVVLLLSVIGCSLASLTLWKVIASRERALEEINVHSLNLTQALSTYSESIVRQSSLLLLDLVERLEAEGSGPEQIERLSQLVHHQQHLMPQMSGIAVYASDGRWLMSSKRRIPVGINSNDRAYFIHHRDDPSREPFIGLPIRSRTNQEWVITVSQRFNNARGEFAGVVVVTLGVENFLRLFGQIDVGQEGAIGLSYTDGSMLVRYPFREQDMSHNFSKSPIFTKYLLENPVGTASFTSSLDGVERLYAFRKSDKLPLVTAVALGKREALATWRFETLLSLLVVCGLLLLTGAIGWMLIRNINRRIAVESELRLTQRQLLDSNQQLERLAMHDALTGLANRRCFDETLVLEVGRALRSGKSLALLMIDIDHFKRYNDTYGHPAGDVCLQQVATLLSRCLRRPPDLLARYGGEEMAVILPETDNAGASVVAQLMLERLAQEPIPHQGSPFAQVTVSIGIACTTATDLDYGQSLLKRADQALYIAKETGRNRLHADAG, encoded by the coding sequence GTGAAGCGTGATATCCATCTCGTTGTCCTTCTGTTATCAGTCATCGGGTGCTCGCTCGCGTCCTTGACGCTCTGGAAGGTCATCGCCTCCCGCGAACGAGCGCTGGAAGAAATCAATGTCCACAGCCTGAACCTGACCCAGGCGCTCTCCACCTACTCCGAAAGCATCGTGAGGCAGAGTTCCCTGCTATTGCTCGACCTGGTTGAACGCCTGGAGGCCGAGGGCAGCGGGCCTGAGCAGATCGAACGCCTGAGCCAACTGGTCCACCATCAGCAGCACTTGATGCCGCAGATGAGCGGTATCGCCGTTTACGCCAGTGACGGACGCTGGTTGATGTCATCCAAGCGAAGGATCCCCGTCGGCATCAACAGCAACGATCGCGCCTATTTCATCCATCACCGCGACGATCCCTCCCGCGAGCCCTTCATCGGCTTGCCGATCCGCAGCCGCACCAATCAGGAATGGGTGATTACCGTCAGCCAGCGTTTCAACAATGCCCGCGGCGAATTCGCGGGCGTGGTGGTCGTAACGCTGGGGGTGGAGAACTTCCTGCGGTTGTTCGGCCAGATCGACGTAGGACAGGAGGGAGCCATAGGCTTGTCCTACACCGACGGCTCGATGCTGGTGCGCTACCCGTTTCGGGAGCAGGACATGAGTCACAACTTTTCCAAATCACCGATTTTCACCAAGTATCTGCTCGAGAATCCGGTGGGTACCGCCTCCTTCACCTCCAGCCTGGATGGTGTAGAGCGCCTGTATGCATTTCGCAAGAGCGACAAGTTGCCCCTGGTGACGGCCGTTGCGCTGGGTAAGCGCGAGGCCCTGGCGACCTGGCGGTTCGAGACGCTGCTGTCATTGCTGGTGGTCTGTGGACTGCTGCTGCTCACCGGCGCCATCGGTTGGATGCTGATACGCAACATCAACCGCCGTATCGCGGTGGAGAGCGAACTGAGACTGACCCAACGGCAGTTGCTCGACAGCAACCAACAACTCGAACGCCTGGCGATGCACGATGCATTGACCGGCCTTGCCAACCGGCGCTGCTTTGACGAAACGCTGGTGCTGGAAGTCGGCAGAGCCCTTCGAAGCGGGAAATCGCTGGCGTTGCTGATGATCGATATCGATCATTTCAAACGCTACAACGACACCTATGGTCACCCGGCTGGCGACGTCTGCCTGCAACAGGTCGCCACTCTACTCTCACGTTGTCTGCGCCGTCCGCCCGACCTGCTGGCTCGCTACGGGGGCGAAGAGATGGCAGTGATTCTGCCCGAGACCGACAACGCCGGTGCAAGTGTCGTCGCGCAACTGATGCTGGAACGCCTGGCACAGGAACCGATCCCCCACCAGGGCAGTCCTTTTGCGCAGGTGACCGTCAGCATCGGCATCGCCTGCACAACGGCGACTGATCTCGACTATGGGCAGTCGCTGCTCAAGCGCGCTGACCAGGCGCTGTATATCGCCAAGGAAACGGGTCGCAACCGCCTGCATGCCGACGCAGGGTAA
- a CDS encoding DUF3833 domain-containing protein — protein sequence MYKSLLLVCCLLLGSCGNVDVEHYAGEQPRLDLVAFFSRPVQAWGMFQKRSGEVVKRFQVRIDSRREGQNLILDEHFLYSDGTRQQRTWTLTPDGPDHWRGTAGDVIGEARGQVAGNALRWQYRLDLPVDGRHWAVDLDDWMYRMDDDTLINRSSMSKLGVEIGQITLFFRRLPEGTP from the coding sequence ATGTACAAAAGCCTGCTGTTGGTCTGCTGCCTGTTACTGGGCAGTTGCGGCAACGTTGACGTCGAGCACTACGCCGGTGAGCAGCCGCGCCTGGATCTGGTGGCGTTCTTTTCTCGACCGGTGCAAGCCTGGGGGATGTTCCAGAAGCGCTCGGGCGAGGTGGTCAAGCGCTTCCAGGTGCGCATCGACAGCCGCCGGGAAGGGCAGAACCTGATTCTCGACGAGCACTTTCTCTACAGCGATGGCACCCGCCAGCAACGGACCTGGACGCTGACCCCGGACGGCCCCGATCACTGGCGCGGAACGGCCGGTGACGTGATCGGCGAGGCCCGGGGGCAGGTCGCCGGCAATGCCTTGCGTTGGCAATATCGCCTGGATCTGCCGGTCGATGGCCGGCACTGGGCAGTCGATCTGGACGACTGGATGTACCGCATGGATGACGACACCCTCATCAACCGCTCGAGCATGAGCAAACTGGGCGTGGAGATCGGGCAGATCACCCTGTTCTTCCGCCGTCTGCCGGAGGGCACACCATGA
- a CDS encoding transglutaminase family protein yields MKLAIYHDTRYTYANPVSASIQFLRLTPKSTERQQILEWRVQMPRQVRSQIDPYGNVLHVLTLEEPHSALELSAYGQVEIDPSLEVEHDSQSPLPFLRTSRLTQANETLIDFAAQRCGHRRDRAALIELMEGLAERMPYSPGATAVDSTAAEAFAAGVGVCQDHTHAFLACARSLGIPARYVSGYLCTEDENHLASHAWAEAWLEDGWYSFDVTNRLSRPDRHLKLAVGLDYLDACPVRGMRRGGGAESMLAQVKVTSLLEEQQQQ; encoded by the coding sequence ATGAAGCTCGCCATCTACCACGACACCCGCTACACCTACGCCAACCCGGTGAGCGCAAGCATCCAGTTTCTGCGCCTGACGCCCAAGAGTACCGAGCGTCAGCAGATCCTCGAATGGCGTGTGCAGATGCCCCGCCAGGTGCGCAGCCAGATTGACCCCTACGGCAACGTGTTGCACGTCTTGACGCTGGAAGAGCCGCACAGTGCCCTGGAACTGAGCGCCTACGGCCAGGTGGAAATCGACCCGTCACTCGAAGTCGAACACGACAGCCAGTCGCCCTTGCCGTTCCTGCGTACCAGCCGTCTGACCCAGGCCAATGAGACCCTGATCGACTTTGCCGCACAACGTTGCGGCCACCGCCGTGATCGTGCCGCCCTGATCGAACTGATGGAGGGCCTGGCTGAGCGCATGCCGTACAGCCCAGGCGCCACCGCAGTCGACAGTACTGCGGCCGAGGCCTTCGCCGCCGGGGTGGGCGTGTGCCAGGATCATACCCATGCGTTTCTCGCCTGCGCCCGCAGCCTGGGGATTCCGGCCCGATACGTATCCGGTTACCTGTGCACCGAGGATGAAAACCACCTGGCCAGTCACGCCTGGGCCGAGGCCTGGCTGGAGGATGGCTGGTATAGTTTCGACGTGACCAATCGGCTGTCCAGACCCGATCGCCACCTGAAACTGGCGGTGGGCCTGGACTACCTCGACGCCTGTCCGGTGCGCGGCATGCGCCGCGGAGGGGGCGCCGAATCGATGCTGGCGCAAGTCAAGGTCACGTCGCTACTGGAGGAGCAGCAACAACAGTAG
- a CDS encoding type II toxin-antitoxin system HipA family toxin, which produces MLEQVNVFYEGWGERWQWGTLVSTTALTGRPLIVFEYSNEARQRGLELSSYTLPLQGAQLRRDFPDHQLHLPGPVYDSLPDGWGLLLMDRLFRRRGLTTARIGSLERLAYIGSNAMGAMTFEPVAPEGRESEVHIQLEQLAAEVQEVLHGDGGEFLQTLLLVGGSPQGARPKALIYRDPETGGFTTAVTPGFEAWLVKFPAKEEHAEVCAIEMVYAECLRLCGIETPDTQYFSLPNGLAAFASKRFDRRDGLRVPMQSLAAFTGANYRCPGVLDYVNFLRATQMCTNDVRAMAVAFERAVFNVAFNNRDDHPKNFAYIMSQDGQWRLSPAYDVTFCEGPGGYHQMDVMGEALSISRAQMLRLAEEAEVSPDAAGRVIDGICEVASRFAAIAKNMYPQVITQDTLRTIQGRIDQNVARLHHGL; this is translated from the coding sequence ATGCTTGAGCAGGTGAACGTCTTCTACGAGGGCTGGGGTGAGCGATGGCAATGGGGCACGCTGGTTTCCACCACCGCCCTGACCGGTCGCCCGCTGATCGTGTTCGAGTACAGTAATGAAGCCAGGCAAAGGGGCTTGGAACTGTCCTCCTACACATTGCCATTGCAGGGGGCTCAACTGCGTCGGGATTTTCCAGACCACCAACTGCACTTGCCAGGGCCTGTTTACGACTCGCTGCCGGATGGCTGGGGACTGTTGCTGATGGACCGCCTGTTCAGGCGCCGTGGGCTCACCACAGCACGTATCGGCTCACTGGAACGGCTGGCCTATATCGGTAGCAATGCGATGGGTGCCATGACGTTTGAGCCAGTGGCACCCGAAGGGCGGGAATCTGAAGTCCACATCCAGTTGGAACAGCTTGCCGCCGAAGTGCAGGAAGTGCTGCATGGAGACGGTGGCGAGTTTCTGCAGACGTTGCTGCTGGTGGGCGGTTCGCCTCAAGGTGCAAGGCCCAAGGCCCTCATCTATCGCGACCCTGAAACTGGTGGGTTTACCACTGCCGTCACGCCGGGCTTTGAAGCATGGTTGGTTAAGTTTCCGGCCAAAGAAGAACATGCAGAGGTGTGCGCTATCGAAATGGTCTACGCCGAGTGCCTGCGCCTGTGCGGTATCGAAACCCCAGATACGCAGTACTTCAGCCTGCCGAACGGCTTGGCAGCGTTTGCCAGTAAGCGATTTGACCGCCGGGATGGTCTGCGCGTCCCCATGCAAAGCCTCGCGGCCTTTACGGGGGCAAATTACCGCTGTCCGGGGGTGCTGGATTACGTCAACTTCTTGCGGGCCACACAGATGTGTACCAACGACGTGCGGGCGATGGCGGTGGCCTTTGAGCGTGCCGTCTTCAATGTGGCGTTCAACAACAGAGACGATCACCCCAAGAACTTTGCCTACATCATGTCGCAAGACGGTCAGTGGAGACTGTCGCCGGCTTACGACGTGACCTTCTGCGAGGGGCCAGGTGGGTATCACCAGATGGATGTGATGGGGGAAGCCCTGTCGATTTCCCGAGCGCAAATGCTTCGGCTTGCCGAGGAGGCTGAGGTGTCCCCGGACGCTGCGGGTAGAGTGATTGACGGCATTTGTGAGGTAGCGAGCCGGTTTGCAGCCATCGCCAAGAACATGTACCCACAGGTTATTACTCAAGACACCTTGCGCACGATCCAAGGCCGCATCGATCAGAACGTAGCTCGGTTACATCATGGTCTATGA
- a CDS encoding helix-turn-helix domain-containing protein, whose protein sequence is MLDLSFSKPSEVVKCLCARLRTERLALDMTQADLAGRAGIGTNTVSNLEAGRNVGFENVVRVAIALGRTKELEGLFLPKLESIEDIRRYENSANRLRTKRKPGNA, encoded by the coding sequence ATGCTGGATTTAAGCTTCAGCAAGCCGAGCGAGGTCGTCAAGTGCCTGTGCGCTCGCTTGCGCACAGAGCGCTTGGCGCTGGACATGACACAAGCCGACTTGGCTGGGCGTGCTGGTATCGGCACCAACACGGTGTCCAACCTTGAAGCCGGGCGCAATGTCGGGTTCGAAAACGTGGTCCGGGTAGCGATAGCGCTTGGCCGAACCAAGGAGCTCGAAGGCCTGTTCCTGCCAAAACTGGAAAGCATCGAGGATATTCGGCGCTACGAAAACAGCGCCAATCGTCTGCGCACAAAGAGGAAGCCGGGCAATGCTTGA